In the genome of Dermacentor variabilis isolate Ectoservices chromosome 5, ASM5094787v1, whole genome shotgun sequence, one region contains:
- the LOC142582724 gene encoding interferon alpha-inducible protein 27-like protein 1, whose translation MADPGSILAVGGAIIGAAGALIAAPVALGAIGFGAAGVTAGSLAAAAQATMGGFVAKGSLFALCQSWGAAGIPVVAKGVLATAGAVLGYNVGD comes from the exons ATGGCTGACCCTGGAAGCATTCTTGCTGTAGGAGGTGCCATCA TTGGAGCAGCGGGTGCCCTCATTGCTGCACCTGTTGCATTGGGTGCCATAGGCTTTGGTGCCGCCGGTGTTACTGCCGGCTCATTGGCTGCTGCTGCACAGGCCACCATGGGTGGCTTCGTTGCAAAGGGCAGCCTGTTTGCTCTTTGCCAAAGCTGGGGTGCTGCAGGCATTCCCGTCGTTGCAAAGGGAGTCTTGGCCACAGCTGGCGCTGTTCTTGGCTACAACGTTGGAGACTGA